One genomic region from uncultured Subdoligranulum sp. encodes:
- a CDS encoding Lrp/AsnC family transcriptional regulator, with protein sequence MDHIDRKIIDILQKNARAPLKEIADHVFLSSPAVSARIARLESAGILSGYQAQIDAPKLGYMVKAFINLDMDPQRKPEFYPYIQQCPQVVECNCVTGDYSMLIEVLFGTTQELDQFINHLQQFGRTHTQIVFSTPVEHRGVPVSDPEEET encoded by the coding sequence ATGGATCATATAGACCGCAAAATCATTGACATACTGCAGAAAAACGCCCGCGCTCCCCTGAAGGAAATCGCCGACCATGTCTTTTTGTCCAGTCCTGCGGTGTCGGCCCGCATCGCCCGGCTGGAAAGCGCCGGCATCCTGTCGGGCTACCAGGCCCAGATCGACGCCCCTAAACTGGGCTACATGGTCAAGGCGTTCATCAATCTGGATATGGACCCCCAGCGCAAGCCGGAGTTTTACCCCTACATCCAGCAATGCCCCCAGGTGGTGGAATGCAACTGCGTCACCGGCGACTACAGCATGCTCATCGAAGTGCTGTTCGGCACCACCCAGGAACTGGATCAGTTCATCAACCATCTGCAGCAGTTCGGCCGCACCCATACGCAGATCGTCTTCTCCACTCCGGTGGAACACCGCGGGGTACCGGTCTCCGATCCGGAAGAAGAAACCTGA
- the rpsF gene encoding 30S ribosomal protein S6 — MAKYETMMVTTANLDEEASAALINKFKNLIAANGTIDSVDDWGKKRLAYPINDETEGVYTVIKFTSEPNFPAELDRIYKITEGVLRSIIIAEEE; from the coding sequence ATGGCTAAGTACGAAACCATGATGGTTACCACCGCCAACCTCGACGAGGAGGCTTCCGCCGCTCTGATCAACAAGTTCAAGAACCTGATCGCGGCGAACGGTACGATCGATTCTGTTGATGATTGGGGCAAGAAGCGTCTTGCTTACCCCATCAACGATGAGACCGAGGGTGTGTACACGGTGATCAAGTTCACCAGCGAGCCCAATTTCCCGGCTGAGCTGGATCGTATCTACAAGATCACTGAAGGCGTTCTTCGCAGCATTATCATTGCTGAGGAGGAGTAA
- a CDS encoding AEC family transporter: MNGLENLIFSLDATLPIFLVMVVGGILGKLGFLPKEFCKASDKLTFKITLPIMLFLDMADVDMRHDFQPRFVLFCFGVTLVSILVIWALARVLMRDKSIVGEFVQASYRSSAAVLGVAFIQNIYGEAGMAPLMILGSVPLFNIFAVLILMMESPQKQHTAPSAGQLLYGVITNPILLGIIAGTVFSLLPVELPTIAEKTLNSLASLTTPLALLSIGASFEGTKALKKAGPTLVAALIKTVGLSAIFIPCAVALGFREKELVALLIMLGSPTTPSSYVMVKNMGHEGVLTASAIAATTLLSALTLTGWIFVLHGGGWL; this comes from the coding sequence ATGAATGGTTTGGAAAATCTGATTTTCAGCCTGGATGCCACCCTGCCCATCTTTCTGGTGATGGTGGTCGGCGGCATTCTGGGAAAGCTGGGCTTTCTGCCCAAGGAATTCTGCAAGGCATCGGACAAGCTGACCTTCAAGATCACCCTGCCCATCATGCTGTTTCTGGATATGGCCGATGTGGACATGCGCCATGACTTCCAGCCCAGGTTCGTGCTGTTCTGCTTTGGCGTCACCCTGGTGAGCATCCTGGTGATCTGGGCGCTGGCCAGGGTCCTGATGCGGGATAAATCCATCGTGGGTGAGTTTGTGCAGGCCTCCTACCGCAGCAGCGCGGCCGTGCTGGGGGTGGCCTTCATCCAGAACATCTACGGCGAAGCGGGCATGGCGCCGCTGATGATCTTGGGCAGCGTGCCGCTGTTCAACATCTTTGCGGTGCTGATTCTCATGATGGAATCCCCGCAGAAACAGCATACCGCACCCAGCGCCGGACAGCTGCTGTACGGTGTCATTACCAACCCCATTCTGCTGGGTATCATCGCCGGCACAGTGTTCAGCCTGCTGCCGGTGGAATTGCCCACGATAGCCGAAAAGACGCTGAACAGCCTGGCTTCGCTGACCACACCGCTGGCACTGCTCTCCATCGGTGCCAGCTTTGAGGGCACCAAGGCTCTGAAAAAGGCGGGCCCCACCCTGGTGGCGGCGCTGATCAAGACGGTGGGCCTCTCGGCCATCTTCATTCCCTGCGCTGTGGCCCTGGGCTTCCGGGAGAAGGAACTGGTGGCACTGCTCATCATGCTGGGCAGCCCCACCACCCCCAGCTCCTACGTCATGGTCAAGAACATGGGGCACGAGGGTGTGCTGACAGCCAGCGCCATTGCGGCCACCACGCTGCTCTCTGCCCTGACGCTCACCGGCTGGATTTTCGTTCTCCACGGCGGAGGGTGGCTGTAA
- the dnaJ gene encoding molecular chaperone DnaJ, translating to MAEKRDYYEVLGLGKNATDAEIKSAYRKLAKKYHPDLNPGDKTAEEKFKEVNEAHDVLSDPEKRKRYDQFGFAGVDPNYGAGQSGGASGFGGFGGAGGVDLGDIFGDIFGGGFGGFGGFGGSARANPNAPRKGHDIQASVILTFEEAAHGCSKKITLNRQQTCPDCHGTGCEAGSSPETCTQCGGRGYVVTQQRTPFGVMQSQQPCPHCGGRGTIIKNPCKTCHGTGKTAARKTLEVKIPAGIDDDQNMALRGQGDAGSNGGPAGDVIVHVTVKRDAVFERDGYDVYVRVPITYSQAVLGAEIEVPTVDGKVAQKIPEGTQSGTKFRLRGQGIQYLNGRGRGDQYVIVEVEIPKKLNRTQREALKAFEDSLRDENYEKRKGFFKNLRDRFSS from the coding sequence ATGGCAGAAAAACGTGATTATTATGAGGTGCTGGGTCTGGGCAAGAACGCCACCGATGCCGAGATCAAGAGCGCCTACCGCAAGCTGGCCAAAAAGTACCACCCCGACCTGAACCCCGGCGACAAGACCGCCGAGGAAAAGTTCAAGGAGGTCAATGAGGCTCACGATGTCCTTTCCGACCCGGAGAAGCGCAAGCGCTACGACCAGTTCGGCTTTGCCGGGGTTGACCCCAACTATGGGGCCGGACAGAGCGGCGGTGCTTCCGGATTCGGTGGCTTCGGCGGCGCCGGCGGCGTGGACCTGGGCGACATCTTCGGCGATATCTTCGGCGGCGGTTTCGGTGGATTCGGCGGCTTCGGCGGTTCCGCCCGCGCCAACCCCAACGCGCCCCGCAAGGGACATGACATCCAGGCCAGCGTGATCCTGACCTTCGAGGAGGCGGCCCACGGCTGCTCCAAGAAGATCACGCTGAACCGGCAGCAGACCTGCCCGGATTGCCACGGCACCGGCTGCGAGGCCGGTTCCAGCCCCGAGACCTGCACCCAGTGCGGCGGTCGCGGCTACGTGGTGACCCAGCAGCGCACCCCCTTCGGTGTGATGCAGAGCCAGCAGCCCTGCCCCCACTGCGGCGGCCGCGGCACCATCATCAAGAACCCCTGCAAGACCTGTCACGGCACCGGCAAGACCGCTGCCCGCAAGACGCTGGAGGTCAAGATCCCGGCCGGCATCGACGACGACCAGAACATGGCACTGCGCGGCCAGGGCGATGCCGGCAGCAACGGCGGCCCCGCCGGCGATGTGATCGTTCATGTGACGGTCAAGCGCGACGCGGTCTTCGAGCGTGACGGCTACGATGTCTATGTGCGCGTGCCCATCACCTACTCCCAGGCTGTGCTGGGTGCCGAGATCGAGGTGCCCACCGTGGACGGCAAGGTGGCCCAGAAGATTCCCGAGGGGACCCAGAGCGGCACCAAGTTCCGTCTGCGTGGACAGGGCATCCAGTACCTCAACGGCCGCGGCCGCGGTGACCAGTATGTCATCGTGGAGGTGGAGATTCCCAAGAAGCTCAACCGCACCCAGCGTGAGGCACTGAAGGCCTTTGAGGACAGTCTCCGGGATGAGAACTACGAGAAGCGCAAGGGATTCTTCAAGAATCTGCGGGATCGCTTCAGCTCCTGA
- a CDS encoding peptidoglycan DD-metalloendopeptidase family protein — translation MPLFRILQNPFGDFLYAIGFLVEYTLVRLVRGLRILGRWLRRVLGNLLLLALRPPIRALLDLQDALHAPGRFFLSYLMPMAAAVGLVVLVRGGLSLSFVLRVTVQGQTVGYVASEEAFDNARADVLARVNSARQLLASDNRTLTWDVDPTYTLTFGRATMTESEVANEILRISGSEICEATAVYLDGSLRFVTTEGDHLRRYLNSVKAPWEDPTDQNARVSFAHDLRLVDGIYLTDSVISYADVLAALQANDGEDLQVKVSERVTEPREIAYDTETQEDSELDFGKSETVQQGVAGSEAVTRELTYLNGALIDDQVVDVQVLQSPTPEIIRQGTRLKNGMIGKLGTGTFIWPVPGYRSISRWANLDPTSPGFHRAVDIAAPYGTPIYACDSGTVVEVVNMHPSWGNYVKIDHGNGYKTLYAHMSSFAVQLGDTVTQGQVIGYVGNTGNSYGNHCHLEMSYNDVLFNPYEVFPNMPTRNPDF, via the coding sequence ATGCCGCTGTTTCGCATCTTGCAGAATCCCTTTGGCGACTTTCTGTATGCCATCGGATTTCTGGTGGAATACACGCTGGTCCGGCTGGTCCGCGGACTTCGCATCCTGGGGCGCTGGCTGCGCCGGGTGCTGGGCAATCTTCTGCTGCTGGCCCTGCGTCCGCCCATCCGGGCCTTGCTGGATCTGCAGGACGCGCTGCACGCGCCGGGGCGGTTTTTCCTCAGCTATCTTATGCCCATGGCGGCAGCCGTGGGACTGGTGGTTCTGGTCCGGGGCGGGCTTTCCCTCTCCTTCGTGCTGCGGGTGACCGTCCAGGGCCAGACCGTGGGCTATGTGGCCAGCGAGGAGGCCTTCGACAACGCCCGTGCCGACGTGCTGGCCCGCGTGAACTCGGCACGGCAGCTGCTGGCCTCCGACAACCGGACCCTGACCTGGGATGTGGACCCTACCTACACGCTCACCTTCGGGCGTGCCACCATGACCGAGAGCGAGGTGGCCAACGAGATCCTGCGCATCAGCGGCAGTGAGATCTGCGAAGCCACCGCCGTCTACCTGGACGGCAGTCTGCGCTTCGTGACCACCGAGGGCGATCACCTGCGCCGGTATCTGAACAGCGTCAAAGCCCCCTGGGAGGACCCCACCGACCAGAACGCCCGGGTCAGTTTTGCCCATGATCTGCGCCTGGTGGACGGTATCTATCTGACCGACTCGGTGATTTCCTACGCCGATGTGCTGGCCGCCCTGCAGGCCAACGACGGGGAGGACCTGCAGGTCAAGGTCAGCGAGCGGGTCACCGAGCCCCGGGAGATTGCCTATGACACCGAAACCCAGGAGGACAGCGAGCTGGATTTCGGCAAGAGCGAGACAGTGCAGCAGGGCGTTGCCGGCAGCGAGGCTGTCACCCGGGAGCTGACCTACCTCAACGGGGCGCTCATTGACGACCAGGTGGTGGATGTGCAGGTGCTGCAATCCCCCACCCCCGAGATCATCCGCCAGGGCACCCGGCTGAAAAACGGCATGATCGGCAAGCTGGGCACCGGCACCTTTATCTGGCCGGTGCCGGGATACCGGTCCATCTCCCGCTGGGCCAACCTGGACCCCACCTCGCCCGGTTTCCACCGTGCCGTGGACATTGCGGCCCCCTACGGCACACCGATCTACGCCTGCGACAGCGGTACCGTGGTGGAGGTCGTGAATATGCACCCCAGCTGGGGCAACTATGTAAAGATAGACCACGGCAACGGCTACAAAACGCTGTACGCCCATATGTCCAGCTTTGCCGTACAGTTGGGCGATACCGTCACCCAAGGGCAGGTCATTGGCTATGTAGGTAATACCGGCAACTCTTACGGTAACCATTGCCATCTTGAGATGAGTTACAACGACGTACTGTTCAACCCTTACGAGGTTTTCCCCAATATGCCTACCAGAAATCCGGACTTCTGA
- a CDS encoding sugar transferase, which yields MINKREKLQYAYVFALDLLMLFVSVLLAWLITDGLLGRIVPYSVSDWVQTICLVVVAFFMTFFFFNQRENIVTRGLGREFVLSIRFNVLMAAVYSTLMLLAKAEMLDSRYFAVAVPLVNVLMMPLAHTVLKRHLMHSQNRSGMESLVGILSTVDHAGAVIRELKDDWSKRVCGVVLLDAPDEQVGREFEGVAVRANFDGFMDWIRRAALDEIYVDIPMDSGESFLPYLEEMESMGLTVHFRLKMLDRIEEVCCDETSAARLSRDLGRCAGGNIVTMGTIEMELRDMMLKRMMDVVGALVGCLISIPIIALVAIPLKLESPGPLIFKQKRVGLNGRYFYIHKLRSMYVDAEKRKKDLMAHNEMEGLMFKMEDDPRITRVGRFIRRTSIDELPQFFDVLLGNMSLVGTRPPTLDEYRQYESHHKRRLSMKPGITGLWQISGRSDIDNFEEVVRLDVRYIDNWSLWNDVKILLKTVVVVFAGRGAR from the coding sequence ATGATCAACAAACGGGAAAAACTGCAATACGCCTATGTGTTCGCCCTGGACCTGCTGATGCTGTTTGTCAGTGTGCTGCTGGCCTGGCTGATCACCGACGGATTGCTGGGACGCATCGTCCCCTACAGTGTCAGCGACTGGGTCCAGACGATCTGTCTGGTGGTCGTTGCCTTTTTTATGACCTTTTTCTTCTTCAACCAGCGGGAAAACATCGTCACCCGCGGCCTGGGGCGGGAGTTTGTGCTGTCCATCCGTTTCAATGTGCTGATGGCGGCGGTGTATTCCACCCTGATGCTGCTGGCCAAGGCGGAAATGCTGGATTCCCGGTATTTTGCCGTGGCGGTGCCGCTGGTCAACGTGCTGATGATGCCGCTGGCCCACACGGTGCTTAAGCGCCACCTGATGCACTCCCAGAACCGCAGCGGTATGGAAAGCCTGGTGGGCATCCTGTCCACGGTGGATCACGCAGGGGCGGTCATCCGGGAACTGAAGGATGACTGGTCCAAGCGGGTGTGCGGTGTGGTGCTGCTGGATGCCCCCGACGAGCAGGTGGGCCGGGAGTTCGAGGGCGTGGCGGTGCGCGCCAACTTTGACGGGTTCATGGACTGGATCCGGCGCGCCGCTCTGGATGAAATCTATGTGGACATCCCCATGGACAGCGGCGAATCCTTCCTTCCTTATCTGGAGGAGATGGAGAGCATGGGGCTGACCGTGCATTTCCGGCTCAAGATGCTGGACCGCATCGAGGAAGTCTGCTGTGACGAGACCAGCGCCGCCCGGCTGAGCCGCGACCTGGGCCGGTGCGCCGGCGGCAACATTGTCACCATGGGTACCATAGAGATGGAACTGCGGGATATGATGCTCAAGCGGATGATGGACGTGGTGGGGGCCCTGGTGGGGTGCCTCATCAGTATTCCCATCATCGCCCTTGTGGCGATTCCCCTCAAGCTGGAAAGTCCCGGCCCGCTGATCTTCAAACAGAAGCGGGTGGGGCTCAACGGACGGTATTTCTACATCCATAAGCTGCGCAGCATGTATGTGGATGCCGAGAAGCGCAAGAAGGACCTGATGGCCCATAATGAGATGGAGGGTCTGATGTTCAAGATGGAGGATGATCCCCGCATCACCCGGGTGGGGCGGTTCATCCGGCGCACCAGCATCGACGAACTGCCCCAGTTCTTTGATGTGCTGCTGGGCAACATGTCGCTGGTGGGAACCCGCCCGCCCACGCTGGACGAGTACCGGCAGTACGAGAGCCACCACAAGCGCCGCCTGAGCATGAAGCCCGGCATCACGGGTCTGTGGCAGATCAGCGGCCGCAGCGATATCGATAACTTCGAGGAAGTGGTCCGGCTGGATGTCCGCTACATCGACAACTGGTCGCTGTGGAACGATGTGAAGATCCTGCTCAAAACGGTGGTCGTGGTCTTTGCAGGCCGCGGCGCCCGATAA
- the rpsR gene encoding 30S ribosomal protein S18, protein MAMDRSSRPMHRGRKKVCSFCVDRIEHIDYKDLPRLRKYVSERAKIIPRRVTGTCAFHQRELTVAIKRARYMALMPYVSD, encoded by the coding sequence ATGGCTATGGATCGTTCTTCCCGCCCGATGCATCGCGGCCGCAAGAAGGTTTGCAGCTTCTGCGTTGATCGCATTGAGCACATTGATTACAAGGATCTGCCCCGCCTGCGCAAGTACGTGAGCGAGCGCGCCAAGATCATTCCCCGCCGTGTGACCGGTACCTGCGCGTTCCATCAGCGTGAGCTGACGGTCGCCATCAAGCGTGCCCGTTATATGGCTCTGATGCCCTACGTGAGCGACTGA
- a CDS encoding single-stranded DNA-binding protein, translating to MLNVVAIMGRLARDPELRQTTTGKSVASFTIACDRNGKRDANGQSQADWIPVTAWDRTAEFVCKYFQKGSLIAVDGRLQSRSYQDKNGNNRTAIEIVANNVNFAGPKSANAAPSMGGANYGAPMADPAARPAVQQAPAPSYSAGSNDDFALIEDEGDLPF from the coding sequence ATGCTGAATGTTGTTGCTATTATGGGCCGCCTTGCGCGCGACCCCGAACTTCGCCAGACCACGACCGGCAAAAGCGTAGCGTCCTTTACCATTGCGTGTGACCGCAACGGCAAGCGTGACGCCAACGGCCAGAGCCAGGCCGACTGGATCCCCGTTACGGCGTGGGACCGCACGGCGGAATTTGTGTGCAAGTATTTCCAGAAAGGTTCGCTGATCGCCGTGGACGGCCGTCTGCAGAGCCGGTCCTACCAGGACAAGAACGGAAACAACCGCACCGCCATCGAGATTGTGGCCAACAACGTCAACTTTGCCGGACCCAAATCCGCCAACGCCGCACCCAGCATGGGCGGCGCCAATTACGGCGCTCCCATGGCAGACCCCGCCGCCCGCCCCGCTGTGCAGCAGGCACCGGCGCCGAGCTATTCCGCCGGCAGCAACGATGACTTTGCACTGATTGAGGACGAAGGCGATCTGCCGTTCTGA
- a CDS encoding peptidoglycan DD-metalloendopeptidase family protein, whose translation MPCFRLSCAAFALLFALFLSAALPAAAQDREQALSDQKTQAQQEYEDAQKQLDEIQTQQQETESQIGQLEGQAATVAAQLQQIYASLQDAERELLACQAASEQAAQALDAKQAEYDACFVRSKDQMRAMQMLDGGGAIGLLAQAKSLYQLLTFSEVLQQIVSKNSQILTDLRVQAQALEEARRQAEAAAQQAEAARAALNEQQNQLDGMQDALEEALQQANETWSAQESAEQAQAVATEAARKAYEEATAALDAYVRAQSDRYTTDDLILTSLDFRCPLDSYSMITTQFGEADPWGIPHRGTDFAAPNGTPIYAIADGVISAAGPVNSYGNCVQISHGTAGDGSRYDSLYAHMSRIAVSQGQTVHKGDVIGYVGNTGNVFGANGGYHLHLELRVNGGRVNPLAYVPQ comes from the coding sequence ATGCCCTGTTTCCGTCTTTCCTGCGCCGCCTTTGCCCTGTTGTTCGCCCTCTTTCTGTCGGCGGCACTGCCCGCCGCAGCCCAGGACCGCGAGCAGGCCCTTTCCGACCAAAAGACCCAGGCCCAGCAGGAATACGAGGACGCCCAGAAGCAGCTGGACGAAATCCAGACCCAGCAGCAGGAAACGGAATCCCAGATCGGGCAGCTGGAGGGGCAGGCTGCCACCGTAGCCGCCCAGCTGCAGCAGATCTACGCCTCGCTGCAGGACGCCGAGCGGGAACTGCTGGCCTGTCAGGCAGCGTCCGAACAGGCCGCCCAGGCACTGGATGCAAAACAGGCGGAATATGATGCCTGCTTCGTCCGCAGCAAAGACCAGATGCGGGCCATGCAGATGCTGGACGGCGGCGGTGCCATCGGGTTGCTGGCCCAGGCCAAAAGTCTGTACCAGCTGCTGACCTTTTCCGAGGTTCTGCAGCAGATTGTATCGAAAAACAGCCAGATACTCACAGACCTGCGCGTGCAGGCCCAGGCGCTGGAGGAGGCCCGCCGGCAGGCGGAGGCCGCCGCCCAGCAGGCAGAGGCCGCCCGGGCTGCCCTGAACGAACAGCAGAACCAGCTGGACGGCATGCAGGATGCGCTGGAGGAGGCGCTCCAGCAGGCCAACGAGACCTGGAGTGCCCAGGAATCGGCGGAGCAGGCGCAGGCTGTGGCCACCGAGGCCGCCCGGAAGGCCTATGAGGAGGCCACCGCGGCGCTGGATGCCTATGTGCGCGCCCAGAGCGACCGCTACACCACCGACGACCTGATCCTGACCAGTCTGGATTTTCGCTGCCCGCTGGACAGCTACAGCATGATCACCACCCAGTTCGGTGAGGCGGACCCCTGGGGGATCCCCCACCGGGGCACTGACTTTGCCGCCCCCAACGGCACCCCCATCTATGCCATCGCCGACGGCGTCATCAGCGCCGCCGGGCCGGTGAACAGCTACGGGAACTGCGTGCAGATCAGCCACGGCACCGCCGGGGACGGCAGCCGCTACGACAGTCTGTACGCCCACATGAGCCGCATCGCGGTCAGCCAGGGGCAGACGGTGCACAAGGGCGATGTGATCGGTTATGTGGGCAACACCGGCAACGTGTTCGGTGCCAACGGCGGGTATCACCTGCATCTGGAATTGCGGGTCAACGGTGGCCGGGTCAATCCGCTGGCCTACGTGCCGCAATGA
- a CDS encoding ABC-2 transporter permease: MKGLLYKDWTMIFGGYKTNFLFLLLFYGVFTVLCRISFLSYALVFVLGMYASSTISMDENSHWDAYACTLPVTPGQLVSAKYCLTLLLTAVSIPLGFLMTLLIPDPKPALLEITTGMFSAAAVTLLYLSFVMPLSYRFGAAKARSWVSVTIFVVIFLPAAFLMVFKDDLSNPAVRAVRTLAQQMDASSLSTEQWVALLLGVLLGAALVCFAVSWVVSIQIYRRKNY; the protein is encoded by the coding sequence ATGAAAGGCTTGCTCTACAAAGACTGGACGATGATCTTCGGCGGCTACAAGACGAACTTTCTTTTTCTGCTGCTGTTCTACGGGGTCTTCACGGTGCTTTGCCGCATCAGTTTTCTCAGCTACGCCCTGGTCTTTGTGCTGGGGATGTACGCCTCCTCCACCATCAGCATGGACGAAAACAGCCACTGGGACGCTTACGCCTGCACTCTGCCCGTCACTCCCGGCCAGCTGGTGTCCGCCAAATACTGCCTGACCCTGCTGCTGACAGCGGTCAGCATTCCGCTGGGCTTCCTGATGACGCTGCTCATCCCCGACCCGAAGCCCGCCCTGCTGGAAATCACCACCGGCATGTTCTCCGCCGCGGCGGTCACCCTGCTCTACCTCTCCTTCGTGATGCCGCTCTCCTACCGGTTCGGGGCCGCCAAAGCCCGCAGCTGGGTATCCGTCACCATCTTCGTGGTGATCTTTCTCCCGGCCGCCTTCCTGATGGTCTTCAAGGACGATCTGTCCAACCCTGCCGTCCGGGCCGTGCGCACACTGGCACAGCAGATGGATGCCTCCTCCCTGTCCACCGAACAGTGGGTCGCTCTGCTGCTCGGTGTCCTGCTGGGCGCAGCACTGGTCTGCTTTGCCGTCAGCTGGGTGGTCAGCATCCAGATCTACCGGCGAAAGAACTACTGA
- a CDS encoding GntR family transcriptional regulator, which yields MEIYLSNAGQEPIYAQITRQIKEQILSGQLHAGDALPSIRLLAKELRISVITTKRAYEDLESAGFIITQPGRGSFVAAQNPALVREEHLKKVENSLQGAVDAARLGGIGYEEVCEMLRLLWEG from the coding sequence ATGGAAATCTATCTCTCCAATGCCGGCCAGGAACCGATCTACGCGCAGATCACGCGGCAGATCAAGGAACAGATCCTGTCCGGTCAGCTGCACGCGGGGGACGCTTTGCCCAGCATCCGGCTTCTGGCCAAGGAGCTGCGTATCAGCGTCATCACCACCAAGCGTGCCTACGAGGACCTGGAATCCGCCGGGTTCATCATCACCCAGCCGGGACGGGGCAGTTTTGTGGCCGCCCAGAATCCCGCGCTGGTCCGGGAAGAACATCTGAAGAAAGTCGAGAACAGCCTGCAGGGAGCGGTGGATGCCGCGCGTCTGGGCGGGATCGGCTACGAGGAAGTATGCGAGATGTTGCGCCTTTTATGGGAGGGCTGA
- a CDS encoding ABC transporter ATP-binding protein: protein MPNEAAVLHRVQKQYKDFTLGPLDLTVPTGTIVGLVGENGAGKTTTLKIACGVNRPDDGEVTLLGGSPADKAVRARLGVVFEDAYFFGGLTAGRIGNSMAGIFGDRWDAGLFGSLLERFGLDARKKVSAYSRGMRMKLSLATALAHHPDLLVLDEATAGLDPVVRSEMLDLFLEFIQDEGHSILMSSHITSDLEQIADSIAYLHHGQLLFQEDKDALLQEYGLLRCGRAALEKLPSGCVIFTRQNAFGCESLIRDRLTVQRLLPEAVIDPAGIDDIMRFYSGRDAQ from the coding sequence ATGCCAAACGAAGCCGCCGTTCTGCACCGGGTGCAGAAGCAATACAAAGATTTTACGCTGGGCCCCCTGGACCTGACGGTGCCCACCGGTACCATCGTGGGACTGGTGGGAGAAAACGGTGCCGGCAAAACCACCACCCTGAAGATCGCCTGCGGTGTGAACCGCCCCGACGACGGGGAGGTCACTCTGCTGGGCGGTTCCCCGGCAGACAAAGCCGTCCGTGCCCGGCTGGGGGTCGTCTTTGAGGATGCCTACTTTTTCGGCGGGCTCACCGCCGGGCGCATCGGCAACAGCATGGCCGGTATTTTCGGGGACCGCTGGGATGCAGGGCTGTTCGGCTCTCTTCTGGAGCGGTTCGGGCTGGACGCCCGGAAAAAGGTTTCCGCCTACAGCCGGGGCATGCGGATGAAACTGAGCCTGGCCACTGCCCTGGCCCACCATCCCGACCTGCTGGTGCTGGACGAGGCCACCGCCGGGCTGGACCCGGTGGTACGCAGCGAGATGCTGGACCTGTTCCTGGAATTCATCCAGGACGAGGGGCACAGCATCCTCATGAGCAGCCACATCACCAGCGACCTGGAGCAGATTGCCGACTCCATCGCCTATCTGCATCACGGACAGCTGCTGTTCCAGGAAGACAAGGATGCCCTGTTGCAGGAATATGGTCTGCTGCGCTGCGGTCGCGCCGCGCTGGAAAAACTGCCGTCGGGCTGCGTGATCTTTACCCGGCAGAATGCCTTCGGCTGCGAGAGCCTGATCCGGGACCGGCTAACGGTACAGCGGCTGCTGCCCGAAGCGGTGATCGACCCGGCCGGCATCGACGACATCATGCGCTTTTACAGCGGGAGGGATGCACAATGA